In Falco biarmicus isolate bFalBia1 chromosome 7, bFalBia1.pri, whole genome shotgun sequence, a single window of DNA contains:
- the MOK gene encoding LOW QUALITY PROTEIN: MAPK/MAK/MRK overlapping kinase (The sequence of the model RefSeq protein was modified relative to this genomic sequence to represent the inferred CDS: inserted 2 bases in 1 codon; substituted 2 bases at 2 genomic stop codons), with amino-acid sequence KPTGQIGEGTFSDILKTQSLXDGNYYACKHMKPHFESMKQVNNLREILSLRRLNLHPNILMLHEVVFDKKAGSLSLIYERTDMNIHELIKRRRKPLRGGGMNYMYQLCKFLDYIHSNGVFHRNVKPENILIKVINFMXEYLKLRNFGPCKTIYSKQPHMDYVSTRWYGAPECLLRNGYYSYKIAIGCVFYEVTRYSPSFLDLKLDQISKIHDVIGTSANKTLDRFKXSRTASFDFPFKKGKGIPPLVHSLSPKGFCVLYAMIKYDPDERIAAHQALQHPYFQELWQVTSNHFILED; translated from the exons AAACCAACTGGTCAGATAGGAGAGGGAACATTTTCTGATATTCTGAAGACACAGTCTTT GGATGGAAATTACTATGCCTGTAAACACATGAAGCCACATTTTGAAAG TATGAAACAGGTGAATAATCTGAGAGAAATACTATCACTAAGGAGGTTGAATCTGCATCCTAATATCCTTATGTTGCATGAAGTTGTTTT TGATAAAAAAGCTGGCTCCCTTTCACTGATATATGAACGTACGGACATGAATATTCATGAGCTGATAAAAA GAAGAAGAAAGCCATTACGGGGTGGGGGGATGAACTACATGTACCAGTTATGCAAATTTCTTGATTACATACATAG CAATGGGGTATTTCACAGAAACGTGAAACCAGAAAACATATTAATAAAGGTAATTAATTTTATGTGAGAATACTTAAAA TTAAGAAATTTTGGACCTTGTAAGACTATCTATTCTAAGCAGCCACACATGGACTACGTATCCACACGCTGGTATGGAGCACCTGAATGCTTACTTAGAAATGGCTACTACAGTTACAAGATTGCTATAGGATGTGTTTTCTATGAAGTCACAAGGTACAGT CCTTCTTTCCTGGACCTGAAGCTGGACCAAATTTCCAAAATCCATGATGTTATAGGCACTTCTGCTAACAAAACTCTCGACAGGTTCAAGTA GTCAAGGACTGCGAGTTTTGATTTCccctttaaaaaaggaaaaggaatacCTCCTCTTGTGCACAGTTTGTCTCCCAAAGGCTTCTGTGTCCTGTATGCAATGATAAAATATGATCCTGATGAGAGAATTGCTGCCCATCAAGCATTACAGCACCCTTATTTTCAAGAACTCTGGCAAGTGACTTCAAATCACTTCATCCTTGAAGACTAA